A stretch of Equus caballus isolate H_3958 breed thoroughbred chromosome 11, TB-T2T, whole genome shotgun sequence DNA encodes these proteins:
- the TLCD2 gene encoding TLC domain-containing protein 2 isoform X3 — MAPSGLLVAGASFAAFRGLHWGLRLLPTRRSAAQDCCCRVPSDGHPPDSWPPALVLWLYLWIISWPMELTCCGTRSWGRPGTFSVTIWC, encoded by the exons ATGGCGCCCTCAGGGCTCCTTGTGGCCGGCGCCTCCTTCGCCGCCTTCCGGGGGCTGCACTGGGGACTACGGCTGCTGCCCACGCGGAGATCTGCTGCTCAGGACTGTT GCTGTCGCGTACCTTCAGATGGCCATCCACCTGATTCATGGCCACCCGCCCTGGTGCTGTGGCTGTATCTGTGG ATTATTTCCTGGCCTATGGAGCTGACATGCTGTGGAACCCGATCTTGGGGCAGGCCTGGGACCTTCTCTGTCACCATTTGGTG CTAA
- the TLCD2 gene encoding TLC domain-containing protein 2 isoform X1 produces MAPSGLLVAGASFAAFRGLHWGLRLLPTRRSAAQDCCCRVPSDGHPPDSWPPALVLWLYLWIISWPMELTCCGTRSWGRPGTFSVTIWCDVLQSRPHPPIPGHKETRGTRTCCDGEPVTKDDCTLSLKD; encoded by the exons ATGGCGCCCTCAGGGCTCCTTGTGGCCGGCGCCTCCTTCGCCGCCTTCCGGGGGCTGCACTGGGGACTACGGCTGCTGCCCACGCGGAGATCTGCTGCTCAGGACTGTT GCTGTCGCGTACCTTCAGATGGCCATCCACCTGATTCATGGCCACCCGCCCTGGTGCTGTGGCTGTATCTGTGG ATTATTTCCTGGCCTATGGAGCTGACATGCTGTGGAACCCGATCTTGGGGCAGGCCTGGGACCTTCTCTGTCACCATTTGGTG TGATGTCCTGCAGTCTCGGCCCCACCCACCCATCCCTGGGCACAAGGAAACCAGGGGCACCAGGACATGTTGTGATGGTGAGCCTGTCACCAAGGATGATTGCACTCTCAGCCTAAAAGACTAG